The window AAGTgtcctttctctcagtctctcccgTTTGCCGGGGAACCTCAGAGTTGGGGGATCACCTGCCCAAGCAGCACAGTGACTCTGCGTTTGATTGCAGACAGGCTGACGGCCGCAAGGTCCTGCGGTCCAGCATCCGGGAGTTCCTGTGCAGCGAGGCCATGTTCCACCTGGGGATTCCCACCACTCGAGCTGGTGCCTGTGTCACGTCACAGTCCACCGTTGTGCGCGACATGTTCTATGATGGCAATCCCAAGCATGAGCCGTGTGCGGTCGTGTTACGAATAGCTTCCACCTTCCTCAGGTAATGTGGCTCCTCTGGGCCTGTCTGTATGTGCTTGGTTATCAGGTCATAGGAGATGTACTTATGCAGCTGGGTGACCCATTCAGAACCCAGTCCCGAGAACAGCCGTAGCAGACTGTCCATGAAGTAGACACTTTGATCCACAGGGAAGGACTTATGGACAGAAGGCACTGGGCATTTCTCAGGTCAGGACTACAGTCCTGTGTGTGAACATTGGTGCCCTATCCACCCACACTCCTTTGGACCCTTGTTGCCACTATAAGAGATGGGGTGATGAGAGGCAGTGGCAGCCAAGTGCAGCTGGTCTGACAGGCACCATGAAGTACCAGTGAGGGGTGCAGAGCCTTGGGTAGCCTGGGGACGGGCTCTCCAAACAGGAGTCTGACAGAAGTTGCATAAAATTCACCAAGAAAGTGACCTCACTTAGTGTCACTATGAATAAGGGACTCTTACCCGCCTGGTGCACCTGTGTCCCACACTTGTTCATTACCTGGGTTTCTTATGGTTCTGTCTCTGATGTGAGCCTTTGTCCAGATGGCACCGCAGTGTTTGACATCAAACCCAGCGTTGTCAGGAAGTAGCTGTGGGACCAAGCTGACCCAGTACGTGTGTGTCTGTGCACCTAGGGTGTCTCAGCTGTCACCAGGCCAGTCCCTGGCATTCCCTTTTGTCCTCTGGGGATGGCAGGAGTCAGGGCAGTGGTCAGCCTCATCCTGGGAAACCCTGGGTTTCTCCCTACAGTGGCACCACTGACATTTTGACCCACCACTCTGCTGTGGGGCTGTCTTGAGCCTTGTAGGGTGTTTGGCAACATCCCTGCTTCCACCCACTAGTCATTGGTGGTAAccattgtgacaaccaaaaatgtctccaggcatTGCTTCATGTGTTCCCAGGGGACACAGTGACTCCAGTGGAGAACTGGACGGTGTCCTGCTTGTCACTACACTGCAGGATGCCAGTGACTGATCTGTCTTTACGTTTGGGTGCACACAGAGCCCTCCTTGTCCTGGTAGAGTTGGGGCAGAGCTGGCTATGGCACTCCTGGGCCTCTCCCATGTGCACACAAGCTGCATGGCACTTGACCAAAAGTGAGCCGTGTTGTCTTCATATCGCTGAGAGACCAGTtctgtttgttggttttgtttggaTCAAGATGTTTTTCCCGCTGTCAGCCACAGGTACATTGGCTAgaattctccctcttccttctttcttttgggCGTTGGGTCACGGTTAACCTGTTGAAAACTCGGGTCTCCCTCCAGGTTCGGGTCCTTTGAGATTTTTAAGCCTGAGGATGAGCACACAGGGCGTGCAGGCCCCAGCGTGGGGAGAAATGACATTAGAGTGCAGATGCTGGACTATGTGATCAGCACTTTCTACCCTGAAATCCAGGCTGCTCATGCCAATGACACTGTGCAGAGGAACGCTGCTTTCTATCGTGAGGTGGGTTCGGGCAGGTGCTAGTTCTACCTGCTTGGGGGATGGGGGTTCTGGGTCATCGGTCTTTTCACCAGAAGTGGGTACCAAGCAGGTGTTTGGGAGCCCACCTGCTTACTGCACTCTTCCTTCCCATTTTTGCTGAGACAAGTGCCTGGGCCAGAGGTGAGCTCAGCTCACACTTTCCAGGGGTGATCTGGGCAGGTCGCTCTACCTTTCTGAGCATCTGTCTCTTTGTTAGTGCAGCTGAGAGGATGGTGCTGCCCAGTGCCTGAAATGTCCACGCCTCATGTGAGACGTGGCATATGCAGGCCAGTGTCTGGGCACTGGGCATCTGGGAGCATCTTGCTGGGAACCCTGATCTCCCTGTGGCCAGCACATCCTCAAAGCTGCAGGGGTGCCGGGCAGTGAAGCCTGGTAGGATAAGCCCCAGGGCTGGCGGCCAGACCCTGGCCAGGACAGGTAGACCATTTGAACCTCCTTCCCAGGCAGAGTGTGGGGGCGAGGTGGGGTCCAACACAGGGGCCTGGACCCAGGGCAGGTTTTGCCTGACAGTGTGGCGACTTCCTTGTTTCCACATGGTCATCCCACTGGGCTTGAGTCATGGGAATGTCATGTTTCATGATTCTTATGGTAAAATACTAAATCAGTGAGCATATGAGAGGTAGACAGTATATGTGGGAGCAGAGCCCACATATGTCAACCCATCTAAAATACTTTCTTCTTAAGTATTCTCAAGCATTCCCCAGCATGGTCTGGGACAGGGCCCCTCAAAGGAGCACAGCTCACCCCTAGAAGGGAAAGATGGGTGGGAAGGGGGGCTGAAGGAGCAACCAGGCCCATCCTGCCCCAGGTGACACGTCGCACGGCCCGGATGGTGGCTGAGTGGCAGTGTGTCGGATTCTGCCACGGCGTGCTCAACACAGACAACATGAGCATTGTGGGGCTCACCATCGACTACGGGCCGTTCGGCTTCCTGGACAGGTGGGCACAACCCCACAGTGCCCGTGTCACTGGGAGGGGGTGGGACTGTCAGGCACGTGCAGCTGCTTTTATCACCACCTGTTGGTGTTCCCAGCAGTAGAGTCCCCTGCAGGTTTCAAGAAGGAAAAAGCACTTTAAAATGGGTGCTCTATGCCCTCCCAGGTCAGAAATGGACTGACGGGgcagggacagaagcagatggtgagCAGGATGAAGGCGGTGCCTGTCAGGGGCAGGGCACCGGGGCAGCGCTGAGGACTGCGGCTTCCCTGCTCTTGAGGTGGAACCATCAGGGCTGGTGGCTGACTGAGTGGGTAGGAGAGTCGAAGACAGCTGCAGGGTCCTTAGCTGAGCCCGTAAGGCCAGGACCCCTGTCGGACAGGGCAGTAGAGCAGTGCACTTTGGGCGCCCCTGGTGGGACCGCAGTCCCCTGACAGGTTCCCTTGGGCAGCACTTTGGTTCTCACCCCATGTGGCAGGTATGATCCTGACCATGTGTGCAACGCCTCTGACAATGCTGGGCGCTACGCGTACAGCAAGCAGCCGGAGGTGTGTAAGTGGAATCTGGAGAAGCTGGCTGAGGCCTTGGCACCTGAGCTGCCCCTTGAGCTGGGCGAGGCCATCCTGGCTGAAGAGTACGACACCGAGTTTCACAGGCACTATCTGCACAAGATGCGCAGGAAGCTGGGGCTTGTGCGGGCTGAGAGGGAGGAGGATGCTGCGCTGGTGGCCAAGCTCCTGGAGACCATGCACCTGACCGGTGAGTGTGGGGGCTCAGTGTCCGCACTGTGTAAAATAGAAAGTGAAGTGTGTCCTTGAACCATTCCTCAAGTGGGTGTTTTAGTGGCATTAGGTACATTCACATTGTAGTGCAGCAGTCCTCACATCAATGTCCAGAACTTACCACCTTCCCTAACTGAAACTTCGTCCCCGTTAAACAGCGACTCCACATACCCCGCTGGCACCCACCTTACTCCTTGCTGTCCCTGTGAAGTTGACTGCTTTGGGCCCTCATGGAAGTGAAATCCCACAGCAGTAGTCCTTTTGTGTCCAGTGGATGTCACTGAGCAGGTCATCCAGGCCACCCTGTTAATTAAGGTTGAGTAATGCTGCGTTTCCTTGTTTCTACTCTGTTTTTACCATTTTGCATCTGTTAAGAGGATCATGGGTCTTACTCTTTCATTCATGCCCTATCACTTCATTTAAATGGCTGTAATAATTGTCCACCAACAGGGCCTCAGACAGACATTTATCTgtctggagactggaagtctgagatccaaGTGCCAGAGTGGTGGGTTATTGGTGAGGCCACTTCTTCACTTACAGCCAGCCAGCTCATGTGGGGTCTTcacagggcagaggcaggaggagtggatctctttctcttcttacaaggacacgGGTCCCATCATGAGGCCCCACCCTCACTACCTGACTGCCTCCCAGACTGGCCTCCTAACATTGTCACACATGAGGTAGAGGTTTCACATACGAATGTGGGGGACACAGACAGTCCATGGACTGGCCCTCGCATTCTTGGGACAAATCCTGCCCGGTTGTGGTGTCTGGTACTTTTAATATACTGACTTTGGTCTGCTGGTACtctgttgagaatttttacatctatattcattaggcacattggtctatagttttctttcctcaTAGTGTCTGTCTTTGGCTTTGGTATGAGGGCAACACTGGtctcagaataaattaaaaagtgtttCCTCTTTCTTGGAATAGTTTGAGGATTCgtgttaattctttaaatgtttgctaaaattcaccagtgaagctgtCAGGTCCTTAGCTTTTCTCTTTTGGGAGGTTTTGGGTAATTCAATATCCTTGCTCGTTACAGAactatttagattttctattttttcttcagtCAGTTTGGCaatttgtatgtttctaggaatttctccatttcacctaagttatCTAATTTATTGGCATATGATTGCTCATCATATTCTCTTACAGTCTATTATTTCTGTATGATCAATAATTATGTCCCCACTTTGATTTCTGATCTGTGTCCTTTTTGTCACTGTAActaagtttgtcaattttgctaatcttttcaaagaaccaactttgtTTCAtcgattttttctttttatctctttcatttATATCTCCTctaatctttatttccttcccttctgcttactttggtcttattttggttttttgttttctggttcaTGGGGTATAATAttaggttattgatttgagatctttttaatcgatataattgacatgtaatcACTTCAGGTGTACAACGTAATTtgctatttgtatatattgcaaaataatcacAATAACTCTAGTTAACATTGGTTACCATGTAGTGGCAGTTTTGGTGACAAATGATGTGCTTTTATAACGGTGTTTACAGCTACACGTCCCCTTTGAGCGTTCTGTGGCACCCTGTGCACTCTGCGTCATGCGTTGTCtgagtattttataatttcctgTGTGATTTCTTTGTTGGATCCGTTAGTTGTGGTTTTCACGTTATCTGTGTGAATTTCCCAGGTTTTCTTCTATTTCAGTGATTTCTAGCTTTATTCCACTGCAGCTGGAGGAGATACCAGCCCTTTCAAACATATTAAAGCTTGTCTTGTGGCCTAACGTGGTCCATCAAGGTGCATGTGTCTTGAGAAGGTGGTGTGTGGCCTCCAATGGACAAAAGGTTGAGCTCTAGTTAGTTTACTGTTGTTCAGGTTCTCTATGTCCTTGACCTCCTGTGTAGACGTCATACCCATTGTTGAACATGGGCTGTGACTTGTTTCTCCCTTCAGCTCCATGGATGTTCGCCTTGCATATCTTGGAGCTCTTGTTTGGTGAATATGTGTTCGCATCAAGTGTTTgagtacattatatatataatactctttgtcccttttttttgcgagacagagagagggacagacagacaggaagggatgagaagcatcaactcatagttgtggtactttagttgttcattgattgctttctcatatgtgctttaacccaggctgcaactgagccagtgaccccttgtttaattaaggcagcaaccttgggcttcaagccattgaccatggagTTGTATCTGTGATCCCGCacgcactcaagcctgatgagcttgcgctcaagctggtaactgcaaggtttcgaacgtgggtcctcagtattccagcccaacactctatccactgcgccaccacctggtcaggccttatttgtcttttatacatattttacttaaagCCTATTTTGTCCGAGAGCCACCCAGCTTTTTCAAGCTATTTACACAGGAcatgttttccatcctttcacttccAACTTTCTTTTTTGAGTCTAAAGTGAGTCTTAGAGACAGGTTATAGTTGGATCTTTTGTAATCCATTCTGCCTGCTTTTTCATgggagtttaattcatttacttttaaagtaactactaatgagcctgacttgtggtggcacagtggataaagcgtcgacctggaaatgctgaggtcaccggttcaaaaccctgggcttgcctggtcaaggcacatttcggagttgatgcttccagctcctcctccctgtctccctctctctctcctctctaaaatgaataaataaaattaaaaaaaaaaattaaaagtaactaCTAATGAGGAAGGGCTTTAGccattctgttttctgtgtcttacAGTATGCTGCCCCTCATTTTCTCCATTACTACTTTAGTGTTTGGTTTTCTTAGTAGCACACTGTAATTAATCATTCCCTTCTTGTTTCCTCTTGTTTTTTGGATGTCCTCTTAGGGATTATGATGAGTGTGTTCTAACAAGTCAAAGGACTCACAGTGTCTGTCACGCTGAACCCTCTGCTAGGCGTGTTTCAGTGGCTTGTGAGCACTGTAGTTCCTGAGGGCCAGGGGCCAACCCCAGTGCCTTCGCCATTGTacccatttacagatgaagaaactggggctGGAGGCCTTAAGGATTTGCCAGGTCCAGAGTGGTGGTTGAGCTGGGTAGCAGATGGGTGGGAGCTGAGGAagaggctggaggaggggtcaGGAGTCCCTGGACTTGACCTGGAGTAGGGCTCCCACGTGTTGGATGGGTGAGTATGGATCAGTCTGTGAGTCCATAGTGCTACAGGGGGGACGTGCAGGACCTGGCTTCTGCCTCCTAACACCTTGAGCATCTGTGTATTCCAGGAGCAGACTTCACAAACACCTTCTACCTGCTCAGCTCCTTCCCAGTGGGGCCGGAGTCTTTGGACCTGGCTGAATTCCTGACCACACTGACTGAACAGTGTGCCTCCCTGGAGGAGTTGAGGCTTGCCTTCCGACCCCAGATGGATCCCAGGTGAGTACTTGGGTTTTGCTGCCTTAGAATTTGTTCTGGAAAGggagaaacatttaaaacaagGCATGTTGGGGGACATGCACATCAGGGGATGCTGGACAGTTAGCTGGACACCTGGGGTCCCAGGCAGCTGCTTCACTCCCAGGAATGGAGGCTGGTCAGAGGGAAGGACAGCAGTGCTGACAGATATGGGGAGGCCAGGTGGCACAGGCTGGGAGATGGTGGCCTCTGTTTAGGGGAGGCTTCCCAGTTCAGCTCTTGGGCCTGACCTGGAAGAGCCTGTGAGCCCTTAGGCTTCTACCAGGCCAGGTGGGAAGAACATGCATGTCTTGAGTGTAGCCTACACTCAGGACAAAACCTAGGAGGTGTGGTTGGGGATTCTGATAAACCAACAGACTGTGGTCAAAGAGGAATTTAATGTAGCAGTGTTGGGAGTGGGCTGAGGGCTCTTGGGACAGGGATACAAGGTTTGGAGGAACCTGCTGGCAGAAGCAGTCCCTGACAGCAGTGACCTTCTCCCAGAGGATTCCATGCTGAATTGAGATGGAGCAGGTGCCAAGCAGCAGGGAAATGATGCCCTACCCCTGATTTTTCTGGGGCCTATGTGGTCTCACACCCTCCCCTACCCACCCCAGAGGTCCACTTGAGTcagtccatggcctctgctcctTAGGTTCAGCTGTGTCTCATCACTTGGAGGGGCTGCTGAACAAGGATGGATAGCTCCTAGGTGCCTGTGTCTGCCTCATCAAGCCTGGGCTTCCCCTTTGATTGGGCTGTAGCAAGGGTGCAGCAGGGCAGCTGAGGCCATTTCCTTCTCCGGAATAGTCATCACCAAGGTGTCCTGTGGTCCCAGCCCACAGCCTGTAGTAGGGGTGGTGCAGCCTCattactaccccccccccccccaggcagctcTCCATGATGCTGATGCTGGCGCAGTCAAACCCACAGCTTTTTGCACTCATTGGCACCCACGCCAACATCACAAAGGAGCTGGAGCGTGTGGAGCAGCAGTCACGGCTGGAGCAGCTGAGCCCCACCGAGCTGCTGAGCAGGAACAGGGGCCACTGGGACAACTGGCTGCAGGAATACAGGTGAGGCCAGCCCCACACTGACTGCCCAGCACCACCTCTCCGGGAACCCAATAGAGGAGGGGTGGAAGCTGTAGCTGCTACAAAGTTGGGCTTGGATGTGGTTCTAGAGCCAGGCTGGAGAAGGACAGAGAAGGTGCCAGTGATGACAGCGTCTGGCAGGCTGAGCGCCAACATGTCATGCATGCCAACAACCCAAAGTATGTCCTGCGGAACTACATCGCACAGAACGCCATTGAGGCTGCTGAGAATGGAGACTTTTCAGAGGCAAGGACATCCCTGTCCCTCCTTTACCCCTGGGTCACTCAGCAGGGGATGGGCCAGGGAGGGAAGGGCATCCCCAACAACCTCCTCCTTGCTCCTCCCCAGGTGCGGCGGGTGCTGAAGCTGCTAGAGGCCCCATACcacagggagggggaggctgcCGAGGTCCTAGAAGCCACTGAGCCTGAGGGGGCCAGTGGAACAGCAGACCTGCGACACGCCTACAGTGGCAAGCCCCCGCTCTGGGCGGTGGAACTGTGTGTGACGTGATCTTCATAACTGCCTTGGAGGTCTCCATCCTAGGAGGCCCCCAAGGCCCCAAGTCATGCTGAGTCTGTGAGGCAGTGCCTAGCAGTGGAGCAACCCTGCACACCTGTCTCTCCATGATGGCAGAGATGTCCAGTCAGTACCTGACCTGTCTCTGTCTGACCATGACTCAGCCACCCAGCACTGTCCCACAACCAATATACTGCTCCGCACAAGGACAGCTCAGCAGAGGGGAATAGACCCAGGAGGACACAGCAGCCACACCTATGTGGCAGCCTGGGAGGGACTGCACTGCATGGCTCCTGCTTGTCAAGGAGCCAACCCCTAAATAAACCAGCAGCTTCTGAGGCCCATCTGTGTGTGGTCATTCTGCCCCCAGCCTGGTCCTGGGACCTGCCAAGAGAGGCACCTTTATGTGGCATGCATCCAGGCACTTGTAGCAAGCGTCAGGCATCCTGGTAGTAGTTGTTGAAGTTGATGCGCAACAGGAAGTCCTCCAGGTGGGGCTGGTAGCCTCGGTTCACCAGCTTGGTCACCACTGTGGGAAGGGCAGTAAGTAGCTGGGTGGGACCCTGCCCTGCTGCCCCAAAGCCCACGGGCCAGTGGGGGACAGCTCACCTTTGAAGAGGAAGTGGGAATAGTACTTGAAGGTATTGTAAGACTGCTGCATGAGGGCAAAGTTGGGGTGCTCAGCACCACAGGGGCCAGCCGGGCCCCAGGGCTGGGAGATGAGCTGGCTGCGGAACTTGAGAACCAGGCTGAAGACACTGTGGATGATGTTCATGACTGGCGCCGCCTTCTCCGTCAGCAGGCCCCTGGGGAGCAAGGGCCAGTGCCACTTATGGGTGGCCCAGCCTCAGGACAACCCTGGTGCCCATCCTCCCCTGCGTCCATGCCTCACCTGAAGACGGCCTTGTGCAGGTACTCTGCATGGGCACGTTGTATCTCCTCGAGGTCACCCACTGTGGCCAGCCTGGCCCGGAACTCACACCAGGTGACGTGCAGGATCTGGTTGGCGATGTAGCCCTGGATGACCTTCACGAAGTGCTGCATCTCGTGTTTGAAGAGCTGCAGCTGGCGGAACTGCACAGAACCTGCCACTGGACTCACCAGGGCTGCACAGAGGACGGGGATAAGTAGCTGCTGCCCTAGCCACTGGAAGCCCAGAGGCACAGCTGGGGCTAAACCTCACCTGTGCGCTTGAGGTGGAAGCAGACGTCCTTGAGTGTCCACATCATGAGCTTCAACTGTAGCAGGAAGGAGAAGATGCCACTATATCGGCTCAAGCAGCTCTCGGTGATGATGATGTTGAGGGGCCAGTCAACCTGTGTGAGAAGGGCCTCAGCATACCTGGCAGGACAGCCCCAACGTGCCAGCCTGTCCTGCCCATACCTCAAGCTCTGCTGACCTTGTACCTGAGCTCCAGGCAGCTCAGCACGTCCGGGGCATTGGGGATGAAGGCCTCGGGCAGAAACTTGAGGGCAAAGGAGAGGTTGGCCGCGAGTGGGGAGTCACCATGCAAGCTGTACTGCAGTGCCTTGCGCAGCACCGCGTTGAGCACCAGTGGGTTGAGGAGCTCCCCAGGCGTCTGCCCCGCACCTAGCTGTGGGAGAGGACACAGGGTCCTAATGCAGTCCAGCCACCACCCTCAAGCATCACCCTTGTACCCCAACACAGGGCTCACCTTTTCAAAGAGCAGGTCGCTTAGGGACTGTGCAAACTCCCCATCCTCCATTAGCAAAAAGTGCCTCAGTGCCTCAAAGTGTGCCTCTAGCTGGAGCTCCACGAAGAAGTAGTCCACCGCAGCCTTGTTCACCAGGGAGATGCTAGCAGAGCAATCGGTCAGCGGTGATCAGCACCAGCCAGGAGGTGGGTGGGGCCAAACAGTGGGCAGGGCTGCATGGGCAGATACTCACTGGGCTGCCAGTGGTGCGGTGACCGAGTGCTTCATGAGCACTGGCAGTGGGAGCAGCTCACTCAGCTGCACTGCAGTCTCATCCGTGATTTCGTCGATGCCTGATGGGCCCTGGGTATCTTCGGGGAGGGCAAAGGCCCGGGGAAGCCCATGGTGTAAAAGGCGGGCAACAGTAGGCTCTGCTGTGGGGGTGACAAAGACTGCGGTCCACCCCAGGGACATGCCGCTGGGCACCCACCTGCCCACCATGGCCAACCCACTCACACATGGCTTCGTAGCTGTCCGGGTACTGCTCCAAGTGGTACTTCCCCACCAGGCCTGCCAGGTAGGCCTGCTCGCTGTCCTGgtgcacagccactgccctctcctccaactcctctgcctcctcaccagAGCTAGGGCTGTTCTGTGGAGCTGCACCTTCCTAAGACAACCCAGCTTCAAGACACCTGCCTCTTCCCCTTATCCAAAAGAGGAAGGACAGGTGACTCCCTGCCCATGCAAGGCCAGGCAAGGGTGGCCTACACAGTGTGCTCCCCCACCCTGAACCCCCAACCTCATCTGCCCTGACCTGTGAGCTTGAAGGCTGGCTTGGAGAGCAGTCATCAGAGTCCCCACTCCTCCCTGGGCCTGAGTGACACAAATGGAATGGGAGGTGGTGTCTAAGCCAAGTGCCTGCTGTAGGCAGAACTCCAGTCCCCATGAGAAGTCTTCACCCTTTCTCCCTACCCCTCCTggacccaaagactccaccagtGACAGGACAGCACTGTGGTCCCACTGACCTGGCTCTTCAGGGATGCTGTCTCTCAGAGCATCAGGTGTGGCCACAGCAGATGGCAAAGCCTGGAGGCCACTTTCTTCTCTGGGGCCAGAGCCAGCCACTGGAGTGCTGTCTGAGGCCAGTTCTGCCAGCAGCCGTGGCTCATGTTCCCAGGCAGGGTTCTGTGCTCCCAAGCTGAGGCTTGACTGGGACATGTGGTCAGGGGGGCTCTGAAGGGGCCTGGGTATATTGGGTGGGGCTTCCTCCGGGTGCACCCCCAGTGTCACCTGGGACTGAGACACGTGCCCATGGATGTTCCACCGTGGCCGGGAGGGCACCACATCCCACACGTTCTCCCCCACCCTGATGCTGGCATCAGACACATGTCCATGGACGTTCCACCGTGGCCGGGAGGGCACAACATCCCACACGTTCTCCCCTACCCTGATGCTGGCGTCAGACACGTGTCCATGGACGTTCCACCGTGGCCGGGAGGGCACCACATCCCACACGTTCTCCCCCACCCTGATGCTGGCGTCAGACACGTGTCCATGGACGTTCCACCGTGGCCGGGAGGGCACCACATCCCACACGTTCTCCCCCACCCTGATGCTGGCGTCAGACACGTGTCCATGGACGTTCCACCGTGGCCGGGAGGGGGCTGCTCTAGAGGTATAACCAGCTGTGAGAATACCACCCTCTGACATATGCCCAGAGGGCTGCCCCAGGGCCTGGCTGCTCCCTTCCTGTGGGGGATTGCTGCTGGGCAGGAGTGGGTAAGGCAGACCCAACTGTCCATCCCCAGATGCACAAGTATCCAGCTGCAGGTGAGTGTCCCCCCACAGCTGTAGCCCCTCACAGCCCAAGCTGCCTCCTACCATCTGGAGGGACTCTGGGGAGGCCGAGGTGACCACTGCTGGCCTCAGGATAGTTCTGAAATCATACTCCTGTGGCTGAGAGGACCCTGTGCCTGCCGTTGTAGACGGAGCCAAGGGGGGCAGGTCTGAGCCAATGGTCTGCAGTGCCTCCTCCAGGACAGGGGCCACAGTATCCATAGGCTGTTCAGCACCCTGGCCTGTGGGCAGGAAATCTTG is drawn from Saccopteryx leptura isolate mSacLep1 chromosome 1, mSacLep1_pri_phased_curated, whole genome shotgun sequence and contains these coding sequences:
- the SELENOO gene encoding protein adenylyltransferase SelO, mitochondrial — its product is MASLKGVLGLSLAAARTLSRLPGYRPAPALGSATTASRGAAMDPAPHWLAGLRFDNRALRALPVETPPPGPEDAASVPRPVPGACFSRVRPTPLQQPRLVALSEPALSLLGLGAPPADDAGREAREAEAALFFSGNALLPGTEPAAHCYCGHQFGQFAGQLGDGAAMYLGEVCTEADERWELQLKGAGPTPFSRQADGRKVLRSSIREFLCSEAMFHLGIPTTRAGACVTSQSTVVRDMFYDGNPKHEPCAVVLRIASTFLRFGSFEIFKPEDEHTGRAGPSVGRNDIRVQMLDYVISTFYPEIQAAHANDTVQRNAAFYREVTRRTARMVAEWQCVGFCHGVLNTDNMSIVGLTIDYGPFGFLDRYDPDHVCNASDNAGRYAYSKQPEVCKWNLEKLAEALAPELPLELGEAILAEEYDTEFHRHYLHKMRRKLGLVRAEREEDAALVAKLLETMHLTGADFTNTFYLLSSFPVGPESLDLAEFLTTLTEQCASLEELRLAFRPQMDPRQLSMMLMLAQSNPQLFALIGTHANITKELERVEQQSRLEQLSPTELLSRNRGHWDNWLQEYRARLEKDREGASDDSVWQAERQHVMHANNPKYVLRNYIAQNAIEAAENGDFSEVRRVLKLLEAPYHREGEAAEVLEATEPEGASGTADLRHAYSGKPPLWAVELCVTUSS